A single region of the Nicotiana sylvestris chromosome 6, ASM39365v2, whole genome shotgun sequence genome encodes:
- the LOC104212324 gene encoding ethylene-responsive transcription factor ERF017, translating to MVKPNGKDSCENSPSSSSSSSKYRGVRKRKWGKWVSEVRLPNSRERIWLGSYDTAEKAARAFDAALFCLRGKTANFNFPENPPEILNGRSMTPAEIQVAAAQFANSDSDPRVGNWVNPRENSDPSSSSSEMFCAESPSVSVSNGLAGLESEKTEMTLDNGFVDMFSSMGTTNDMSNFGIFPGFDDLSGEYYVPPLPNLDNTAEENYMNYDGFHLQGSSFLWNF from the coding sequence atGGTGAAACCCAACGGAAAAGATTCTTGTGAAAATTcaccatcttcatcttcttcatcgtcAAAGTACAGAGGAGTACGTAAGaggaaatgggggaaatgggttTCAGAAGTTAGACTGCCAAATAGCAGAGAAAGAATTTGGTTGGGTTCTTATGATACAGCAGAAAAAGCTGCGAGGGCTTTTGATGCAGCACTTTTTTGTTTGAGGGGTAAAACTGCAAATTTCAATTTTCCTGAAAATCCACCGGAAATACTTAACGGTAGGTCCATGACGCCGGCGGAAATTCAAGTGGCAGCGGCTCAATTCGCGAATTCGGATTCGGACCCCCGGGTTGGTAATTGGGTTAACCCGAGAGAGAATTCGGATCCTTCATCGTCATCGTCGGAAATGTTTTGTGCGGAGAGTCCGTCGGTTTCGGTTTCTAATGGATTAGCTGGGTTGGAAAGTGAAAAGACGGAAATGACCCTGGATAATGGATTTGTGGACATGTTTTCTTCAATGGGGACAACAAATGACATGTCCAATTTTGGAATATTTCCAGGTTTTGATGATTTATCAGGTGAATATTATGTGCCACCATTGCCTAATTTGGACAATACTGCTGAAGAGAATTATATGAATTATGATGGGTTCCATTTACAAGGATCTTCATTTCTTTGGAACTTTTGA
- the LOC138870285 gene encoding uncharacterized protein translates to MALEEGKVKIEKFNGASFYSTSCKELLHNYIAGKFRKVYLADGEPLDIVGKCEVHIKISQSTLWKLKNVRHVPGLKKNLISMSQIDSKGYTATFGNGSWKITKANFVVARGFKKGTLYATAIQRDTIATVDHDEEPEAEFGSGPKSKAEIESDVEPNLESELESNSGSVTLEPTLRRSKRVTNAPDRLTISLHYLLLTDVGESEYFVEAMQVINSDKWKLAMKKEMNSLQKNKIWILTELPKGKKALQNKCVYRVKEEHDGKKRKKNY, encoded by the exons ATGGCATTAGAAGAAGGGAAGGTTAAGATTGAAAAGTTCAATG GTGCATCTTTTTACTCTACATCATGCAAAGAATTATTGCATAATTATATTGCTGGAAAATTCAGAAAAGTTTATCTGGCAGATGGAGAACCTCTGGACATTGTAGGAAAATGTGAAGTTCATATAAAGATTTCACAAAGCACATTATGGAAATTGAAAAATGTCCGACATGTTCCTGGCCTCAAGAAAAATCTGATATCTATGAGTCAGATTGATAGTAAAGGATATACAGCAACATTCGGTAACGGATCATGGAAGATAACCAAAGCAAATTTCGTTGTGGCACGAGGCTTCAAGAAGGGAACACTATATGCAACTGCAATACAGAGAGATACTATAGCAACAGTTGATCATG ATGAAGAACCCGAAGCCGAATTTGGATCAGGACCAAAATCGAAAGCGGAGATAGAATCAGATGTAGAACCAAATCTGGAGTCAGAACTTGAATCAAATTCAGGATCAGTTACTCTTGAACCTACATTAAGGAGATCTAAAAGAGTCACGAATGCTCCAGACAGGTTAACTATCTCTCTCCACTATTTACTTCTGACTGATGTTGGAGAATCAGAGTATTTTGTTGAAGCAATGCAGGTGATAAACTCTGATAAGTGGAAGTTAGCCATGAAAAAAGAAATGAATTCTCTTCAAAAGAATAAAATATGGATACTTACAGAgttaccaaaaggaaagaaggcattACAGAATAAGTGCGTGTATAGAGTCAAGGAAGAGCatgatggtaagaagagaaagaagaactATTAG